In one Moritella sp. 5 genomic region, the following are encoded:
- the ltaE gene encoding low-specificity L-threonine aldolase, translating to MFDFRSDTVTQPTAEMRRAMATAVVGDDVYGDDPTVNKLEAMAADRYGFDAAIFCSSGTQANLLAIMAHCQRGDEYICGQNAHNYRWEGGGAAVLGSVQPQPIANEADGTISLQAIRDNIKPDDDHHAKTKLLSLENTIGGKVLPLEYLAQAQALAFDHGLRIHLDGARVFNAAVKLNVDASEITQYFDSASICLSKGLAAPVGSLLLGSESLIRSARRWRKMLGGGMRQAGILAAAGILALDEQIDKLAIDHENTQYLAQQLLTLPEFTFDLDSVQTNMIFTQYSGKDGKALSAYLRTKGIIISAGSVIRFAVHQDITVDAIDLLIAEIKHFNAM from the coding sequence ATGTTTGACTTTAGAAGTGATACAGTCACACAGCCTACGGCAGAAATGCGCAGAGCCATGGCTACCGCCGTTGTCGGTGATGATGTTTATGGTGATGATCCCACGGTAAATAAGCTTGAAGCAATGGCGGCAGATCGTTATGGATTTGATGCCGCGATTTTTTGTTCGTCAGGCACACAAGCTAACTTATTAGCTATTATGGCGCATTGCCAGCGTGGTGATGAATATATTTGTGGTCAAAATGCCCATAACTATCGTTGGGAAGGAGGCGGTGCTGCGGTATTAGGTAGTGTACAACCACAACCTATTGCCAACGAGGCCGATGGCACGATCAGTCTACAAGCGATCCGTGACAATATTAAACCAGATGATGATCACCATGCTAAAACCAAATTATTATCATTAGAAAATACGATTGGTGGTAAAGTTTTACCCCTTGAGTATTTAGCCCAAGCACAAGCGTTAGCATTTGATCATGGATTACGCATTCACCTTGATGGTGCGCGTGTTTTTAATGCCGCGGTTAAACTGAATGTCGATGCAAGTGAGATCACCCAATATTTTGATTCTGCATCTATCTGTTTATCGAAAGGACTTGCTGCACCGGTTGGGTCATTATTACTTGGTTCTGAATCATTAATTCGCAGTGCAAGACGCTGGCGGAAGATGTTGGGTGGCGGTATGCGTCAAGCGGGTATTCTTGCCGCTGCAGGTATTTTAGCTTTAGATGAGCAAATTGATAAGTTAGCGATTGATCATGAAAATACACAATATTTAGCGCAACAATTATTGACACTGCCTGAGTTTACTTTTGACTTAGACAGTGTGCAAACCAACATGATCTTTACTCAGTATTCCGGTAAAGATGGCAAAGCATTATCGGCATACTTACGCACTAAAGGCATCATTATTAGTGCGGGTTCAGTGATTCGTTTTGCTGTACACCAAGATATTACAGTCGACGCAATTGACTTATTAATTGCAGAAATCAAGCATTTTAATGCAATGTAA
- a CDS encoding glycine C-acetyltransferase, translating to MTTSFYSQIQSQLEQTKADGLYKNERVITSAQNANIQVAGNEVVNFCANNYLGLANHADLIAAAQSGLDSHGFGMASVRFICGTQDKHKELESKISTFLGMEDTILYTSCFDANTGLFETLLSAEDAIISDELNHASIIDGVRLCKAKRFRYKNNNMASLEEQLIAADAAGVRHKLIATDGVFSMDGVIANLQGVCDLADKYNALVMVDDSHAVGFVGEGGRGTPEHCGVMDRVDIITGTLGKALGGASGGYTSAKKEVVDWLRQRSRPYLFSNSVAPAIVAASIRVIDMMEEGHDLRAKVKSNAEHFRREMGAAGFTLAGADHAIVPVMIGDAALAAEMSERLLAEGIYVIGFSFPVVPHGKARIRTQMSAAHSIEQIDIAIAEFTRIGKDLGII from the coding sequence ATGACCACATCATTTTATTCGCAAATTCAATCTCAGCTAGAGCAAACTAAAGCTGATGGCCTTTATAAAAACGAGCGAGTGATTACTTCAGCCCAAAATGCCAACATTCAAGTGGCAGGTAATGAAGTTGTTAACTTCTGTGCGAATAACTATTTAGGTTTGGCTAACCATGCAGACTTAATTGCGGCTGCACAATCAGGTTTAGATAGCCACGGTTTTGGTATGGCATCAGTACGTTTTATCTGTGGTACACAAGACAAACATAAAGAATTAGAAAGCAAGATCAGTACTTTCCTTGGTATGGAAGATACTATCTTATATACGTCTTGCTTTGATGCAAACACGGGTTTATTCGAGACGTTATTAAGTGCAGAAGATGCCATTATCTCTGACGAACTAAACCACGCGTCAATCATTGATGGTGTACGTCTATGTAAAGCAAAACGCTTTCGTTACAAAAATAACAACATGGCATCACTAGAAGAGCAACTTATTGCTGCTGATGCTGCAGGTGTGCGTCACAAGCTGATCGCAACTGATGGTGTATTCTCAATGGATGGCGTGATCGCTAATCTACAAGGTGTTTGTGACCTTGCAGACAAGTACAACGCATTAGTAATGGTTGACGATTCACACGCTGTTGGTTTTGTTGGTGAAGGCGGTCGTGGTACTCCTGAACATTGTGGCGTAATGGATCGTGTTGACATCATCACGGGTACATTAGGCAAAGCATTAGGTGGCGCGTCAGGCGGCTACACATCAGCTAAAAAAGAAGTTGTTGACTGGTTACGTCAGCGTTCACGTCCATACTTATTCTCAAACTCGGTTGCTCCTGCGATTGTTGCTGCATCAATTCGTGTTATCGATATGATGGAAGAAGGTCATGATTTACGTGCAAAAGTTAAATCAAATGCAGAACATTTCCGCCGTGAAATGGGCGCAGCTGGATTTACACTTGCAGGTGCTGACCACGCAATTGTACCGGTAATGATTGGCGATGCTGCACTGGCTGCTGAAATGTCAGAGCGTTTATTAGCAGAAGGCATTTATGTAATTGGCTTCTCTTTCCCAGTGGTTCCACATGGTAAAGCACGTATCCGTACACAAATGTCAGCAGCGCACAGCATAGAACAAATTGATATTGCAATTGCCGAATTTACCCGTATTGGTAAAGATCTTGGCATCATCTAA
- the yciA gene encoding acyl-CoA thioester hydrolase YciA, with product MSDKTTAVAEKQKLKLDKSRIPTGSLVLRTLAMPADTNANGDIFGGWIMSQMDIAGGILAKEIAQGRVATISVDGMTFHQPVAVGDVVCCYGTCSRIGNSSMTIKLEIWVKPVINAPKFNYRYIVTEATFTYVAIDDNGKSRRIERTCAVE from the coding sequence ATGTCAGATAAAACAACAGCAGTAGCAGAGAAGCAAAAATTGAAATTAGATAAATCGAGAATACCGACAGGTAGTTTGGTTTTACGTACTTTAGCAATGCCTGCTGATACCAATGCAAATGGTGATATTTTTGGTGGCTGGATCATGTCTCAAATGGATATTGCTGGCGGTATTTTAGCGAAAGAAATTGCACAGGGCAGGGTGGCCACTATTTCTGTCGATGGGATGACATTTCATCAACCGGTAGCGGTTGGTGATGTGGTTTGTTGTTATGGTACATGCTCTCGTATTGGTAATTCATCGATGACAATAAAGTTAGAAATTTGGGTTAAACCTGTGATTAATGCGCCGAAATTTAACTATCGTTATATTGTTACCGAAGCTACATTTACCTATGTCGCGATTGATGATAATGGTAAGTCTCGTCGTATCGAGCGTACTTGTGCTGTCGAATAA
- the tdh gene encoding L-threonine 3-dehydrogenase produces MKALAKLKPEQGIWMTDVEKPTLGHNDLLIKIRKTAICGTDIHIYNWDEWSQKTIPVPMVVGHEYVGEVVGIGQEVRGFALGDRVSGEGHITCGHCRNCRAGRTHLCRNTTGVGVNREGAFAEYLVIPAFNAFKLPDDISDDMAAIFDPFGNAVHTALSFDVVGEDVLITGAGPIGIMAAAVCKHVGARNVVITDVNEFRLDLARKMGVTRAVNVITESLKDVMDELKMTEGFDVGLEMSGVPSAFSDMLDKMNHGGKVAMLGIPPNDMSIEWGNVIFKGLVIKGIYGREMFETWYKMAALIQSGLDLTPIITHNFPIDQFQEGFDIMRSGMSGKVILDWD; encoded by the coding sequence ATGAAAGCACTAGCAAAATTAAAACCTGAACAAGGTATTTGGATGACAGATGTGGAAAAGCCAACGCTTGGCCACAATGATTTGTTAATCAAGATCCGAAAAACCGCTATTTGTGGTACCGACATCCATATTTATAACTGGGATGAATGGTCACAAAAAACTATTCCAGTACCTATGGTTGTAGGTCACGAGTATGTAGGTGAAGTTGTTGGCATCGGCCAAGAAGTTCGTGGTTTCGCATTAGGTGATCGTGTTTCTGGTGAAGGTCACATTACGTGTGGACACTGCCGTAACTGTCGTGCAGGTCGCACACATTTATGCCGAAATACAACAGGTGTTGGTGTTAACCGTGAAGGCGCATTTGCTGAATATTTAGTCATTCCTGCATTTAACGCATTCAAACTACCAGATGATATTTCTGATGACATGGCTGCAATCTTTGACCCATTTGGTAACGCTGTACACACTGCCTTATCATTTGATGTGGTTGGTGAAGATGTATTAATTACTGGTGCTGGCCCAATTGGTATCATGGCTGCAGCAGTATGTAAGCACGTTGGTGCACGTAATGTTGTGATCACGGATGTGAATGAATTCCGTTTAGACCTCGCTCGTAAAATGGGTGTTACACGTGCGGTGAACGTAATAACAGAGTCACTTAAAGATGTGATGGATGAACTGAAAATGACAGAAGGCTTCGATGTTGGCCTTGAAATGTCAGGTGTGCCATCTGCATTTAGCGATATGCTAGACAAGATGAATCATGGCGGTAAAGTTGCTATGTTGGGGATTCCACCTAATGACATGAGCATCGAATGGGGCAATGTTATCTTTAAAGGTCTAGTCATTAAAGGTATTTATGGTCGTGAAATGTTTGAAACTTGGTACAAAATGGCTGCATTAATCCAGTCAGGTTTGGACCTAACGCCAATTATCACGCACAACTTCCCAATTGATCAATTCCAAGAAGGTTTTGATATTATGCGTTCTGGTATGTCAGGTAAAGTTATCCTAGACTGGGATTAA
- a CDS encoding RNA polymerase sigma factor RpoD/SigA gives MELSNESNALDVYMYQVNRSSKLLTKEEEYETAVASHEGDVKARQRMIQSNLRLVINIAKRYQHTSLPLVDIIQEGNTGLIHAVEKFDATKGFRFSTYAVWWIKNNIERFIMNQSRTIRVPIHIGKVYKRILKTAREQELDLQCNHDVMALAEILEMQHTQVTEVLSYYFNEASLDKTIVTDRDSSTALVDMLEDYSICKPNDELEDADTLCYLDEVLGHLSERDRKIIELRFGLGEEDPLTLHVIGERLSMSRERIRQIINFSLQKIQPELLQNTVQKQDYLN, from the coding sequence ATGGAATTATCTAACGAGTCGAATGCACTAGACGTATACATGTATCAAGTAAACCGAAGCAGTAAATTATTAACTAAAGAAGAAGAATATGAAACGGCGGTTGCTTCTCATGAAGGTGATGTAAAAGCCAGACAACGTATGATCCAATCGAATTTACGCCTAGTGATTAATATCGCCAAACGTTACCAACATACTTCATTACCGTTAGTTGATATTATCCAAGAAGGGAATACGGGATTGATCCACGCGGTCGAAAAATTCGATGCAACTAAAGGTTTTCGTTTTTCCACTTATGCCGTTTGGTGGATCAAGAATAATATTGAACGCTTTATTATGAACCAGTCACGGACTATCCGTGTTCCAATTCATATTGGTAAAGTATATAAACGCATTTTAAAAACCGCACGTGAACAAGAATTAGACTTGCAATGTAACCATGATGTGATGGCATTGGCAGAAATACTGGAAATGCAACACACACAAGTTACTGAAGTGTTATCCTATTATTTCAATGAAGCAAGTTTAGATAAAACGATCGTCACTGATCGTGATTCAAGTACCGCTTTGGTTGATATGCTAGAAGATTATTCTATTTGCAAACCGAACGATGAACTCGAAGATGCTGATACTTTATGTTATTTGGATGAAGTGTTAGGCCATTTATCTGAACGAGATAGAAAAATCATTGAATTGAGATTCGGATTAGGTGAAGAAGATCCACTGACTCTACATGTTATCGGCGAACGTCTATCCATGTCGAGAGAACGAATTCGCCAAATTATTAATTTTAGCTTACAGAAAATTCAGCCTGAGTTACTGCAAAATACAGTACAAAAACAAGATTATCTTAATTAA
- the sstT gene encoding serine/threonine transporter SstT encodes MGSKVAGLFQLSLVKQIIICIIAGIALAYAAPEIAIEASLFGGLFVSALKAIAPLLVFVLVISAIANQEANTNANMRPVVILYLLGTFAAALVAVSLSFLFPVQLALMTEGATNAAPSNITEVLRNLIYKVVDNPINAIVTSNFIGVLTWGIGFGVALKHASSTTKQVIGDIAGGVSKIVHVVIRFAPLGIFGLVASTFATVGFSAMASYTHLLAVLLGSMAIVALVINPAILFFMSRQNPYPLIFQCLRESGITAFFTRSSAANIPVNMELCKKLNLHKDTYSVAIPLGATINMGGAAITITVLTLAAVNTLGIAVDLPTALLLSIIAAISACGASGVAGGSLLLIPLACSLFGIENDIAMQVVATGFIIGVLQDSAETALNSSTDVVFTAAVSHAHARKTDV; translated from the coding sequence ATGGGTAGTAAAGTAGCAGGGCTTTTTCAACTGAGTTTGGTTAAGCAGATCATAATTTGTATTATTGCGGGTATCGCGTTAGCGTATGCAGCCCCTGAGATTGCTATAGAAGCAAGTTTATTTGGCGGATTATTTGTTAGTGCGCTAAAAGCGATCGCACCTTTATTAGTATTTGTATTAGTTATCTCTGCGATAGCCAATCAAGAAGCGAATACCAATGCTAATATGCGCCCTGTTGTTATCTTGTATCTACTTGGCACCTTTGCTGCTGCGCTTGTCGCAGTTAGTTTAAGTTTCTTATTCCCTGTTCAGTTAGCCTTAATGACTGAAGGTGCAACGAATGCGGCACCAAGTAATATCACCGAAGTATTACGTAACCTGATTTATAAAGTGGTTGATAATCCAATTAATGCAATTGTTACCAGTAACTTTATTGGTGTATTAACTTGGGGTATTGGTTTTGGTGTTGCCTTGAAGCATGCATCATCGACGACCAAACAAGTGATCGGTGATATTGCAGGCGGTGTGTCGAAGATAGTGCATGTGGTGATCCGATTTGCACCGCTAGGTATTTTTGGTTTAGTGGCATCAACATTTGCGACCGTTGGTTTTTCTGCAATGGCAAGTTATACTCACTTGCTAGCGGTATTACTGGGTTCAATGGCTATTGTTGCATTAGTGATTAATCCGGCTATTTTATTTTTCATGTCACGTCAAAATCCGTACCCGCTTATTTTTCAGTGTTTACGTGAAAGTGGTATTACGGCGTTCTTCACGCGTTCATCTGCAGCCAATATTCCGGTAAATATGGAGTTGTGTAAAAAATTAAACTTACATAAAGATACTTACTCTGTTGCTATCCCGCTTGGTGCAACGATTAACATGGGCGGTGCAGCTATCACTATCACAGTACTGACTTTAGCGGCAGTTAATACCTTAGGTATTGCGGTTGATTTACCAACTGCCTTACTCTTAAGTATCATTGCGGCTATTTCTGCATGTGGCGCTTCTGGTGTTGCAGGTGGTTCATTATTGCTGATCCCATTAGCTTGTAGCTTATTTGGTATCGAGAACGATATTGCTATGCAAGTGGTTGCAACGGGCTTCATTATCGGTGTATTGCAAGACTCGGCAGAAACCGCGTTAAACAGCTCAACGGATGTGGTATTTACTGCTGCAGTAAGCCACGCTCATGCAAGAAAAACAGACGTATAA
- a CDS encoding NAD-dependent malic enzyme — protein MSTTNRPLYLPYAGSTLLETPLLNKGSGFSAIERLSFNLTGLIPPMVESIQEQSERAYKQFSGFESAMDKHVYLRNIQDTNETLFYRLVDNHLEEMMPIIYTPTVGAACQQFSDIYRRARGLFISYPERENIDDILHNVNKQNVKVIVVTDGERILGLGDQGIGGMGIPIGKLSLYTSCGGISPANCLPIVLDVGTNNENRLQDPMYMGWRKPRIDQDKYNEFLDLFIDAVKRRWPNVLLQFEDFAQQNAMPLLERYKDKICCFNDDIQGTAAVTLGSLMAACRAAKTKLSEQKVTFLGAGSAGCGIAEQIVAQMKSEGLSDGQARARVFMVDRFGVLTDKMPNLLDFQQKLVQHQGLRDEWEIDSDVISLLDVMTHAKPSILIGVSGQPGLFTEQVIKTMAANTERPIIFPLSNPTSRVEATPQDLIRWTEGRALVATGSPFPPVSYGDELITIAQCNNSYIFPGIGLGVLAAEATRVTNAMLMAASRALADCSPLGRNGEGPLLPPLTDIHSVSKEIAFWVAKTAQLQGVALQTSDEAIRNKIEKNFWLPEYREYKRVAN, from the coding sequence ATGAGCACAACAAACCGTCCTCTGTATTTGCCCTACGCTGGCTCTACACTATTAGAAACACCTTTATTAAATAAAGGTAGTGGTTTTAGTGCAATTGAGCGCCTAAGTTTCAACCTTACGGGCTTAATTCCCCCGATGGTTGAGTCTATTCAAGAACAATCTGAACGTGCTTATAAGCAGTTTTCAGGTTTTGAGAGTGCGATGGATAAACACGTTTATTTACGTAATATCCAAGATACTAATGAAACATTATTTTACCGTTTAGTTGATAATCATCTGGAAGAGATGATGCCAATTATTTATACCCCAACCGTTGGTGCTGCGTGTCAACAGTTCTCAGATATTTACCGCCGTGCTCGTGGTTTATTTATCTCTTACCCTGAACGTGAAAACATCGATGATATTTTACATAATGTAAATAAGCAAAATGTAAAAGTGATCGTAGTAACGGATGGTGAGCGTATTCTTGGTTTAGGTGATCAAGGTATCGGTGGTATGGGTATTCCAATTGGTAAATTGTCACTTTATACCTCGTGTGGTGGTATTAGCCCGGCTAACTGCTTACCTATCGTGTTAGATGTGGGTACTAATAATGAAAATCGTTTACAAGATCCGATGTACATGGGTTGGCGTAAACCGCGTATCGACCAAGATAAGTATAATGAATTTTTAGATCTGTTCATTGATGCAGTAAAACGTCGTTGGCCAAATGTGTTATTGCAATTTGAAGACTTTGCACAACAAAATGCAATGCCATTATTAGAACGTTATAAAGATAAGATCTGTTGTTTCAACGATGATATTCAAGGTACTGCTGCCGTTACATTAGGTAGCCTAATGGCTGCTTGTCGTGCTGCGAAAACCAAACTAAGTGAACAAAAAGTTACCTTCTTAGGTGCGGGTTCTGCTGGTTGCGGTATTGCCGAACAAATCGTTGCCCAAATGAAGTCTGAAGGTCTCTCTGATGGTCAAGCGCGTGCACGTGTATTCATGGTTGACCGTTTTGGTGTACTCACAGACAAAATGCCAAATCTACTCGATTTCCAACAGAAACTTGTACAGCATCAAGGTTTACGTGACGAGTGGGAAATTGACAGTGATGTGATCTCATTACTCGACGTAATGACACATGCTAAACCATCTATTCTCATTGGTGTATCTGGGCAGCCGGGCCTGTTTACTGAGCAAGTTATTAAAACGATGGCTGCAAATACTGAGCGTCCGATTATATTCCCGTTAAGTAACCCGACATCACGAGTCGAAGCTACGCCACAAGATCTTATCCGCTGGACAGAAGGTCGTGCATTAGTTGCAACTGGTAGCCCGTTCCCACCAGTAAGTTATGGTGATGAATTGATCACTATTGCACAATGTAACAATAGCTACATTTTTCCAGGTATAGGTTTAGGTGTGCTGGCTGCAGAAGCGACGCGTGTAACAAATGCAATGTTAATGGCGGCAAGTCGTGCATTAGCGGATTGTTCACCGTTAGGTCGTAATGGTGAAGGTCCATTATTACCGCCACTAACGGACATTCATTCGGTAAGTAAAGAGATTGCTTTCTGGGTAGCTAAAACAGCACAACTGCAAGGTGTTGCTCTGCAGACTTCTGATGAAGCGATCCGTAACAAGATTGAAAAGAACTTCTGGTTACCAGAATATCGTGAATATAAGCGTGTTGCTAACTAG